The DNA sequence TTCCACCTCGGTAACAGAGGGCTCTTCGTCCTGATAAACAAGCATAGTCATGATAAAACTCCGTTTTTTCTCTGAAGGAACATAGTCGGAAAAGTATTAATCCGGGAACGTATGGGCCAGTTGCAGCTCTCTGAGCATCGATTGTTTTTTCGACTGATGCGACTGCATCCGGCGAAGGATGTCATTAAGCACCTGTACGGCGTTCAGTACATAAGGTCCTTTATTCAGCATAACGCACTCAGAGCGGTGCCCCATTGCGGCATCAGTAATTTCAGCACGGGATGGCATACCTTCTTTTGCCAGTGTTTCCAGCACCTGTGTTGCCCAGATCACCGGAATATGGGCCGCTTCGCAGATCCAGAGGATCTCTTCCTGCACTTCCGCCAGTCGCTCAAAACCGCATTCCACCGCCAGGTCACCACGGGCAATCATGACGCCACACATTGGTGCCCGCATCGCGGTCAGCAGCATATCCGGCAGATTTTCGAACCCGCGGCGGGTTTCGATCTTCAGTACAATAGCGGGCTGACGTTCACCGAGTTTTCTCATATGTTGCTGCAATAGCGCAACATCTTCCGCACTATTAGCGAATGACAATTCCACAACATCGGCATGCTGGATCACAAATGGCAGATCATCCAGATCCTGTTGTGTTAATGCCGTTAAGTGGAGGTGACTGTCCGGCAGATTGATGCCTTTATCACTGCGCAGCTTTTCGCCCTGCATACGGGCATGCGTGATCCGCACATGCACATGTTCCGCTTCTACTTTTTCGATAATGCCGCCAATCTTGCCATCATCAAACCGGATTGATTCGCCTGAACGAATATCATTAAAGACCTCCGGCAGGGTGCAGCCAATATGAGCCGGAGTGAGAATTTTTCCCGAGCTGTCCCGGGTTGCCGGCCGTCCGGGTTTCAGATCGCGGGTCAGTAACAGTAAATCGCCCGGAAATAATGTAATGCTGTTTTCGGTATACGGCAGAACGCCAACAGATGTCTTACGCTCACTATTGCCGCCTTTTCTTTCATGGTGCAGTACTGTTCCGGAAACAATATAGGCAGACTGTGTTATCTCTGCCCAGCACCCGGTCAGTGTGACATCCATAATTTTAAGATAACGTCTGGATTCGCGCGTATCCTGAAATGACACTATGTCGCTTTTCCGTAATCGCTGCAGCCATTTGCCTGATACAGGTAACACTGCATCCGTCTGCGATGGGGGCGGCGTAATTGCCGGGTCAGTGGTCAGCCATATCCGGGCCGGAGCAACCACCCGGCCATAGGCATCGCGTTGCGGGCGGATATGAATGACCGCGGCTCCCGGTTCCATTGGCCCGGTGCGTAATTTAG is a window from the Tolumonas auensis DSM 9187 genome containing:
- a CDS encoding pyruvate kinase — translated: MASRKSNNNTIWESNHIAQLIKELSVIRENMIAAPIIAQKYLDKVHPDFYESAVNLLHYLALRRHDLRSLQCQLSELGLSSLGRAEAHVLASLDKVLYILHSLTDNIQAAAEKHPAINFAKGQQLLKEHTDTLLGKNSSGRDVRIMVTMPSEAADDYTLVHNLLKQGMNCMRINCAHDDADVWFKMIQNLKMAEQSLDTSCRIVMDLAGPKLRTGPMEPGAAVIHIRPQRDAYGRVVAPARIWLTTDPAITPPPSQTDAVLPVSGKWLQRLRKSDIVSFQDTRESRRYLKIMDVTLTGCWAEITQSAYIVSGTVLHHERKGGNSERKTSVGVLPYTENSITLFPGDLLLLTRDLKPGRPATRDSSGKILTPAHIGCTLPEVFNDIRSGESIRFDDGKIGGIIEKVEAEHVHVRITHARMQGEKLRSDKGINLPDSHLHLTALTQQDLDDLPFVIQHADVVELSFANSAEDVALLQQHMRKLGERQPAIVLKIETRRGFENLPDMLLTAMRAPMCGVMIARGDLAVECGFERLAEVQEEILWICEAAHIPVIWATQVLETLAKEGMPSRAEITDAAMGHRSECVMLNKGPYVLNAVQVLNDILRRMQSHQSKKQSMLRELQLAHTFPD